A genome region from Pristis pectinata isolate sPriPec2 chromosome 40, sPriPec2.1.pri, whole genome shotgun sequence includes the following:
- the LOC127587404 gene encoding LOW QUALITY PROTEIN: bolA-like protein 1 (The sequence of the model RefSeq protein was modified relative to this genomic sequence to represent the inferred CDS: deleted 2 bases in 2 codons), which yields MGNYYPRSLNPSLSSRHLSALQPQRRPVETALRAKLESSLRPAHLEVVNESHQHAVPAGSEDPLQGGGGQRALRGLSLIQRHRLVHEAVREEMAAQVHALSIHARTPRQWADDPTVDRSPPCLGGSKHDRHGAGKPSPAN from the exons atggggaactATTATCCCCGTAGCTTAAACCCTTCGCTCTCCTCACGACATCTCTCTGCCCTTCAGCCCCAGAG GCGCCCCGTCGAGACCGCCCTGCGGGCCAAGCTGGAGAGCAGCCTG CGCCCTGCCCACCTGGAGGTGGTCAACGAGAGCCACCAGCACGCCGTGCCCGCCGGCTCGGAAGACCCACTTCAAGGTGGTGGTGGTCAGCGAGCACTTCGAGGGCTCTCCCTCATCCAACGGCACCGGCTGGTCCACGAGGccgtgagggaggagatggccGCCCAGGTGCACGCCCTCTCCATCCACGCCAGGACC CCCCGGCAGTGGGCGGACGACCCGACCGTCGACAGGAGCCCCCCCTGCCTGGGAGGATCCAAGCACGACCGTCACGGAGCAGGGAAACCCTCCCCCGCCAACTGA